From the genome of Lacibacter sp. H407, one region includes:
- a CDS encoding DUF7619 domain-containing protein produces MKHPLVKIILTVFFCCNLFSPKAQAPVIKFKKYYGNSDQIPLIIYDAKPTRSRGLILAGSDSTRMNSGSGFFTGEYKSLGNRPFLLKTDSVGKELWRRNLALADSFYNSAFTSVVETNDGGYIATGKYWDNANAYQMVIARFTFDGNLLWQKKYGGSGDDEGYQIIEDSKGGFVVVGWSASSNGDVTLNKGGNDVWVLKIDETGNIVWSKLYGGTENDQGYSLVQSSDFGFIIAGKTASTNGDLAGVNNSIHSAWLFKIDNTGNYIWKNVYTGQIGVPSFHSVKIANDNSIVLTGLDFVLNPGSQFNYNLELLVAKASMQNGSILWTKTFGGLESDYGYSIQPMIDNSILVSGTTTSRDGDLTKHNLSAIVPWLLHLSANGDLLWDVVTPNPESTWGYQSWLLNNGEYIVTGNDVTYNRGVVFWLGSMNSIKGQLYLDANANNTKDAGETGFNNGLVVVKKQDVEITSASPYNGAFEMPVDTGAYVTTLQLFNPYYTVVPSSRNSTFSSYLNTDSFSFAIQPIANKQDLITHLIPVSPARPGFKAQYVLNYKNIGTTTIANGTVKLIKDNRSAYSFSLPLPASIVADTITWNYTNLKPLDSIAIGIELQLTAPPMLNNNDTLKYTAVVLPVTGDLTPSNDTSSLRQLVQGSYDPNDKQESFAGRMPLRTIQNGAYINYMIRFQNTGNDTAFTVRLMDTLENKLDWSSFEMIGSSHKYSLTIKEGNKLQWVFNDIKLPDSTTNLIRSVGFVAFRIKPKNTVSTNDVIKNKASIYFDYNLPIVTNSADITITNEIITAVREIQNDEMKLQFGPNPSNGFSNLLITGKLMGKFELRVIDNNGSVISQQTITRNSIAETNTIPVHLEKLSSGVYYILLQQKGKSWWQKIILQ; encoded by the coding sequence ATGAAGCATCCTTTAGTGAAAATCATTCTGACAGTATTCTTTTGTTGCAACCTTTTTTCGCCTAAGGCTCAGGCTCCTGTTATTAAGTTCAAAAAATATTATGGTAATAGCGATCAAATACCATTAATTATCTACGATGCCAAACCCACAAGAAGTCGTGGTTTAATTCTAGCCGGCAGTGATTCAACACGCATGAATTCCGGTAGCGGATTTTTTACAGGCGAATATAAGTCTTTGGGTAATCGCCCTTTTTTATTAAAAACTGACAGTGTAGGAAAAGAGTTATGGAGAAGAAATCTAGCATTGGCAGACTCGTTCTATAACAGTGCTTTTACGTCAGTAGTAGAAACAAATGATGGAGGTTATATTGCCACAGGAAAGTACTGGGATAATGCAAATGCCTACCAGATGGTTATAGCCCGATTTACCTTCGATGGCAACTTGTTGTGGCAGAAAAAATATGGTGGCTCAGGCGATGACGAAGGATATCAAATAATTGAAGATTCAAAAGGCGGGTTTGTTGTTGTTGGATGGTCGGCTTCTAGTAACGGAGATGTAACATTAAATAAGGGGGGAAATGATGTGTGGGTATTAAAAATTGATGAAACAGGTAATATTGTTTGGTCTAAGTTATATGGTGGTACTGAAAATGATCAAGGATATTCACTTGTACAGTCAAGTGACTTCGGATTTATTATTGCGGGAAAAACTGCGTCTACCAACGGGGATCTTGCTGGGGTAAACAACAGCATACATAGTGCTTGGTTGTTTAAGATAGATAATACAGGTAATTATATTTGGAAAAATGTCTACACAGGACAAATCGGCGTTCCTTCTTTTCATTCAGTAAAAATTGCAAATGATAATTCGATCGTTTTGACAGGATTGGATTTTGTACTTAATCCGGGCAGTCAGTTTAATTATAATTTAGAATTACTCGTTGCAAAAGCGTCTATGCAAAATGGCAGTATTCTTTGGACTAAAACGTTCGGCGGATTGGAATCTGATTATGGATATTCGATACAGCCGATGATAGATAATTCAATATTAGTTTCAGGTACCACAACCTCACGAGATGGAGATCTTACAAAACACAATCTATCGGCAATTGTACCTTGGCTGTTACACTTATCAGCAAATGGTGATTTATTGTGGGATGTTGTAACGCCTAATCCTGAAAGTACCTGGGGCTACCAATCATGGCTGCTGAATAATGGAGAGTACATTGTTACAGGAAATGATGTGACTTATAATCGTGGAGTGGTATTTTGGTTGGGTAGTATGAATTCCATTAAGGGCCAATTATATCTTGATGCAAATGCAAACAATACAAAAGATGCAGGTGAAACAGGATTTAATAATGGATTGGTGGTTGTAAAAAAACAAGATGTAGAGATAACTTCTGCTTCACCCTATAACGGTGCATTCGAAATGCCTGTTGATACGGGAGCTTATGTTACCACTCTTCAACTCTTCAATCCTTACTATACAGTTGTGCCTTCATCCCGCAACAGCACTTTTAGTTCTTATCTTAATACTGATTCATTCAGCTTTGCCATTCAACCAATCGCTAACAAACAGGATCTGATTACACATTTAATTCCTGTGTCCCCAGCACGTCCCGGCTTTAAAGCACAGTATGTGTTGAATTATAAAAACATCGGCACAACAACTATTGCAAACGGAACTGTGAAGTTGATCAAAGACAATCGCTCAGCTTATTCATTTAGTTTGCCATTGCCGGCATCTATAGTTGCAGATACCATTACCTGGAACTATACGAACTTAAAACCACTTGATTCAATTGCAATTGGAATTGAGTTGCAATTAACAGCACCACCAATGCTCAATAACAATGATACATTAAAATACACTGCAGTTGTGTTACCTGTTACGGGAGACCTTACTCCTTCAAATGATACAAGTAGTTTGCGTCAACTTGTGCAAGGTTCATATGATCCAAATGATAAACAGGAAAGCTTTGCAGGACGTATGCCATTAAGAACAATTCAGAACGGTGCTTACATCAACTATATGATCCGTTTTCAAAACACCGGTAATGATACGGCCTTTACTGTTCGCTTGATGGATACATTAGAAAACAAACTTGATTGGAGTTCTTTTGAAATGATCGGCAGCAGCCATAAATATAGTCTCACAATTAAAGAAGGAAACAAACTGCAATGGGTTTTCAACGATATTAAACTGCCCGACAGCACAACGAATCTCATCAGAAGCGTTGGCTTTGTTGCATTCCGCATCAAACCAAAAAATACCGTATCAACAAATGATGTAATTAAGAATAAGGCAAGTATTTATTTCGATTACAATTTGCCGATTGTAACAAACAGTGCTGATATTACTATTACGAATGAAATAATAACAGCAGTACGTGAAATACAGAACGACGAAATGAAATTGCAGTTTGGTCCAAACCCAAGCAATGGTTTTTCAAATCTGTTGATTACAGGTAAGCTAATGGGGAAATTTGAATTAAGGGTTATTGATAATAATGGCAGTGTAATATCACAACAAACCATTACAAGAAATTCAATTGCTGAAACAAATACAATTCCCGTTCATCTCGAAAAACTGTCTTCGGGTGTGTATTATATTCTACTGCAACAGAAAGGGAAAAGCTGGTGGCAAAAAATAATTCTTCAATAA
- the fusA gene encoding elongation factor G, with protein MADLKFQRNFGIAAHIDAGKTTTTERILRYTGMIHRIGEVHDGAATTDWMEQEKERGITITSAAVSCVWNFPTNKGKEDANTKKYNFNIIDTPGHVDFTVEVERSMRVLDGLIALFSAVDGVEPQSETVWRQANRYNVPRIGFVNKMDRSGADFLNVVKQVREMLGSKAVPLQLPIGAEDDFTGVVDLIKMKGIIWHMETEGMTFDEIDIPADMLEEAKDWRGQLVEAVAEYDDKLMEKFFDNPDSITEDEIHEAVRKATIDLSIVPMMCGSSFKNKGVQTALDAVCRYLPSPMDIEAIKGTDPDTGEEITRQPDAKQPFAALAFKIMTDPFVGRLAFFRVYSGHLDAGSYVLNVRSGKKERISRIMKMFANKQNPIDFIEAGDIGAAVGFKEIKTGDTLCDENHPITLENMFIPEPVISLAVEPKAQADVDKMGLAISKLVEEDPTLRVRTDEETGQTILSGMGELHLEIIVDRMRREFKVEINQGAPMVAYKESFKQSVEHREVLKKQSGGRGKFADIIFEIGPADEEWLKENPGKSYQFVNDLFGGSIPKEFVPAITKGFETAMTNGVLANYPMVDMKVRVFDGSYHDVDSDAMSFELCAKSGFREAGRKAKPTLLEPIMKVEVVTPDQYMGDVTGDLNRRRGMLEGMDTKGNAQVIRAKVPLSEMFGYVTQLRSLSSGRATSTMEFSHYAPAPNNVAEEVIAKVKGKVSA; from the coding sequence ATGGCAGACTTAAAATTTCAGAGAAACTTTGGTATTGCGGCGCATATTGATGCCGGTAAAACCACAACTACTGAGCGTATCCTCCGCTACACCGGTATGATTCACCGTATTGGAGAGGTGCACGATGGTGCAGCTACAACCGATTGGATGGAGCAGGAAAAAGAAAGAGGTATCACCATCACTTCGGCTGCTGTAAGCTGTGTGTGGAATTTCCCTACCAACAAAGGCAAGGAAGATGCAAATACAAAAAAATACAACTTCAACATTATTGATACTCCCGGTCACGTGGATTTTACTGTAGAAGTAGAACGTTCTATGCGTGTATTGGATGGTTTGATCGCTTTGTTCAGTGCGGTTGATGGTGTAGAACCACAATCTGAAACTGTATGGCGCCAGGCGAACCGTTACAATGTACCACGTATCGGTTTTGTAAATAAAATGGATCGCAGTGGTGCCGACTTCTTAAACGTAGTTAAGCAGGTGCGTGAAATGCTGGGTTCAAAAGCCGTTCCTCTTCAGTTACCAATTGGAGCAGAAGATGATTTTACAGGTGTGGTGGATCTCATCAAAATGAAAGGGATCATCTGGCACATGGAAACAGAAGGTATGACCTTTGATGAAATTGACATTCCTGCAGATATGCTTGAAGAAGCGAAAGACTGGAGAGGTCAACTCGTTGAAGCTGTTGCAGAATACGATGATAAATTAATGGAGAAATTTTTCGATAATCCTGATTCGATCACTGAAGATGAAATTCATGAAGCGGTGCGTAAAGCAACGATCGATCTTAGCATTGTACCAATGATGTGTGGTTCATCTTTCAAAAACAAAGGTGTACAAACAGCATTGGATGCGGTATGTCGTTACCTGCCTTCTCCAATGGATATCGAAGCCATTAAAGGAACTGATCCTGATACTGGTGAAGAAATTACTCGTCAGCCGGATGCAAAACAACCATTTGCAGCATTGGCATTTAAGATCATGACCGATCCGTTCGTAGGTCGTTTGGCGTTCTTCCGGGTTTACTCAGGTCATCTTGATGCCGGTTCTTATGTGTTGAATGTACGTAGCGGTAAGAAAGAGCGTATCAGCCGTATCATGAAAATGTTTGCCAACAAACAAAACCCAATCGATTTTATTGAAGCGGGTGATATTGGTGCAGCTGTAGGATTTAAAGAAATTAAAACCGGTGATACATTGTGCGATGAAAATCATCCGATCACATTGGAGAACATGTTTATTCCTGAACCTGTGATCTCTTTAGCTGTTGAGCCAAAAGCTCAGGCTGATGTAGATAAAATGGGTTTAGCAATTTCTAAACTGGTAGAAGAAGATCCTACATTACGTGTACGCACAGACGAAGAAACAGGTCAAACCATTTTAAGTGGTATGGGTGAATTACACCTGGAGATCATTGTTGATCGTATGCGTCGTGAGTTTAAAGTTGAAATTAACCAAGGTGCACCGATGGTGGCTTATAAAGAGTCGTTTAAACAAAGTGTTGAACACCGTGAAGTACTGAAAAAGCAATCGGGTGGTCGTGGTAAGTTCGCCGATATCATTTTTGAGATCGGACCTGCTGATGAAGAGTGGTTGAAAGAAAACCCCGGTAAATCATACCAGTTTGTAAACGATTTGTTTGGTGGATCAATTCCAAAAGAATTTGTTCCTGCCATTACAAAGGGTTTTGAAACTGCAATGACGAATGGTGTATTGGCCAACTATCCAATGGTTGATATGAAGGTGCGTGTATTTGATGGTAGCTACCATGATGTGGATTCTGATGCAATGAGTTTTGAATTGTGTGCAAAGAGTGGTTTCCGTGAAGCAGGACGCAAAGCAAAACCAACTTTGCTCGAGCCAATCATGAAAGTAGAAGTTGTAACGCCTGATCAGTACATGGGTGATGTTACGGGAGATTTGAACCGTCGTCGTGGTATGCTGGAAGGTATGGATACAAAAGGTAATGCACAAGTGATCAGAGCCAAAGTTCCATTGAGTGAAATGTTTGGTTATGTTACACAGTTACGTTCATTGTCTTCTGGTCGTGCAACTTCAACCATGGAGTTCAGTCACTATGCACCTGCACCAAACAACGTTGCCGAAGAGGTAATTGCGAAGGTGAAAGGAAAAGTGAGTGCTTAA
- the rpsG gene encoding 30S ribosomal protein S7: MRKTKPKKIALAPDPKFNDVLVTRFVNNLMWQGKKSTAFTIFYDAIDKVAKTTGEDGYEIWKKAVANVTPAVEVRSRRIGGATFQIPAEVRADRKVSLSIKWLVRYSRERNGRSMADKLANEIVSASKGEGGAFKKKEDTHRMAEANKAFAHFRS; encoded by the coding sequence ATGAGGAAGACGAAACCGAAAAAGATAGCACTTGCACCAGATCCTAAATTTAACGATGTACTGGTGACTCGTTTTGTGAATAACCTGATGTGGCAAGGTAAGAAGAGCACTGCTTTTACCATCTTCTACGATGCAATTGATAAAGTTGCCAAAACAACCGGCGAAGACGGTTATGAAATCTGGAAGAAAGCAGTTGCAAACGTAACTCCTGCTGTTGAAGTACGCAGCCGTCGTATTGGTGGTGCTACTTTCCAGATTCCTGCGGAAGTACGTGCTGATCGTAAAGTTTCATTGAGCATCAAATGGCTCGTTCGCTACAGTCGTGAGCGTAACGGTCGCAGCATGGCCGATAAATTAGCAAACGAAATTGTAAGCGCAAGCAAAGGTGAAGGTGGAGCTTTCAAAAAGAAAGAAGATACGCACCGTATGGCTGAAGCAAACAAAGCGTTTGCGCATTTCAGATCTTAA
- the rpsL gene encoding 30S ribosomal protein S12, whose amino-acid sequence MPTIQQLVRKGREIIRAKSKSRALDACPFRRGVCTRVYTTTPKKPNSALRKVAKVRLTNKIEVIAYIPGEGHNLQEHSIVLVRGGRVKDLPGVRYHIVRGSLDTAGVKDRKQSRSKYGTKKEKAKK is encoded by the coding sequence ATGCCTACAATACAACAATTAGTAAGAAAAGGAAGAGAAATTATCAGGGCGAAAAGCAAATCCCGTGCGTTGGATGCGTGCCCGTTCCGCAGAGGTGTATGTACACGTGTGTACACAACCACTCCTAAAAAACCGAACTCAGCGTTACGTAAAGTAGCCAAAGTTCGTTTAACCAATAAGATAGAGGTGATTGCCTATATCCCGGGTGAAGGACATAACCTGCAGGAGCACTCCATTGTACTTGTACGTGGTGGTCGTGTAAAAGATTTGCCAGGTGTACGTTACCATATCGTTCGTGGTTCGTTGGATACTGCCGGTGTAAAAGACCGTAAGCAGAGCCGTTCGAAATACGGAACCAAGAAAGAAAAGGCTAAAAAATAA
- a CDS encoding PKD domain-containing protein gives MNKLKTLFSSTIYTRWVFLFPLVFTCFSAFAQAPGAAFTASPVSGCAPLLVTFTDQSTGNPTNWKWDLGNGTVSTQKNPSTNYLTPGLYTIKLVVANASGADSLIKTSYINVIQPPQAAFSTSTSSVGCFPLRVQFVDNSVATSGGAITSWEWDFGDGTTSTAQNPYHVYYNTGNYNVALKVTNSSGCFTLLVKPSFIRASNGVKADFSASAPVNCKPPESISFTNLTTGPGTVTYRWDFGDGGNSTTTNPSHIYTTAGTYNVRLIAESDQGCIDTITKNNQLSIGNFNSNFSFRDSVCIGDTVKFTNQSVPAPNASTWYFGDGTTSITANPIKIFSTTGAYTVKLVNNYGNCVDSSIKTINVISNPVPNILVNDSIACSAPFTVNFSNTTAGAKQWLWDFGDGAISTQQNPSHTYTAEGNYTVKLTVQLSAGCTGTITKTNFIRVQKPVVSIPGMPTGGCFPYTFNPVPSVISADSVISWLWDFGDGGTSTQQFPSHLYPGQGNYTIRLTVTTKRGCTETITYVDGVKTGTKPTANFSAAPLTSCAGQPVNFTNLSSGSPDAFRWEFGDNGTSTLQNPSYAYNKAGLMTVTLIAYKNGCGDTVTKSNYINILPPVSNFGIVYDCNTTSTVSFVDSSIGAVTRIWNFGDGNTSTATNPLHVYASPGTYTVTLSVTNGSCTDTSQRVVNFLNFNPTIITDQNAKCKFQSFSFSAGNVTPANITSWSWDLGDGTTNNSASFNHFYTAVGSYTVKLVITDINGCKDSTTKLLNVYGATPSFTALPNPQCVGQSVTFTNTSTTDGTHPITNYLWRFGDGNNLNGNNATVQHSYTTASTYFPKLIVTDSYGCVDSTLGGAVLDIFETKLGFYAVDSLSCPNGNVQFVNTSTGSNLSYTWDFGDGNTSTAVNPSHSYAATGTYTVKLIGREAIGCVDSTIKINYITVDVPLANFIASDTFTICPPLQVQFTNTSTYYKTVLWNFGDGNTSTAANPSYSYAIPNDYTVTLTVTSAGGCTSTKQMLIRVLSNTVGNLSYNPITGCFPMQVNFAVTANNNVKYLWDFGDGNTLFTSDSTVGFNYQSPGFYVPKVILQDTQGCLTPLIGIDTIKIFGSKPDFSVDKKVLCDNGTIQFRDSSVTADIVSSYVWNFGDGNTSGLRNPSHSYGNTGVYDVTLTINTVNGCSNTITKPQLIKVVPTPQLSITGTTVYCSPATVNLTGNLINPDTSAIQWTWKVDNRIVNTKNLSNFSIPAAGTYTAWLIATNSSGCTDSTSTTITINQTPTIDAGQDTTICIGSSFVLNPSGASTYLWSPGTDLNCTNCTNPVSTPQNNIRYYVTGTSAGCSTVDSVFIRVKKPFTVTVSASDTLCVGESMQLLATGAENYSWSPATGLSSSTIANPIATPTTTTTYTVTGFDSSSCFTDTRSVTVYVYNYPTINAGNDTVIIAGTTAQLFAAGSPDIISYNWSPFTNLSCTTCPNPIASPKNNTTYTVEVSNIAGCVSSDEVTVLVGCLAGRIYIPNAFTPNNDGKNDRFYVIGDGVDKIKRITVFDRWGKPVYSKENIQGNNPAVGWDGTRNGYEQPTGMYTYITEVVCGDGAVFKMQGTITLIR, from the coding sequence ATGAACAAACTTAAAACCCTCTTTTCTTCAACAATTTATACAAGATGGGTATTTCTGTTTCCTTTAGTTTTTACATGTTTCAGTGCATTTGCACAGGCTCCCGGCGCCGCTTTTACAGCGAGTCCGGTCAGTGGTTGTGCTCCATTACTCGTAACGTTTACTGATCAATCGACCGGAAACCCAACCAACTGGAAATGGGATCTGGGCAACGGAACCGTATCAACACAAAAAAATCCTTCTACCAACTATTTAACACCGGGGCTTTATACTATTAAACTGGTAGTGGCTAATGCATCGGGCGCCGATTCTCTGATTAAAACCAGCTATATTAATGTAATTCAACCGCCACAGGCTGCTTTTTCCACTTCCACCAGCTCTGTTGGTTGTTTTCCGCTCAGAGTTCAGTTTGTTGATAATTCGGTGGCCACATCGGGAGGCGCCATTACATCCTGGGAATGGGACTTTGGAGATGGTACAACCAGCACCGCCCAAAACCCCTATCATGTTTACTACAACACGGGTAATTATAATGTAGCATTAAAAGTAACCAACAGCAGTGGTTGTTTTACATTATTGGTAAAACCCTCGTTTATCAGGGCGTCCAATGGTGTAAAAGCGGATTTTAGCGCCAGCGCCCCGGTTAATTGTAAACCACCGGAATCGATCAGCTTTACCAACCTTACCACCGGGCCCGGAACAGTTACCTATAGATGGGATTTTGGCGATGGCGGTAACTCCACTACTACCAACCCTTCGCATATCTATACTACAGCCGGTACTTATAATGTGAGATTGATCGCAGAAAGCGATCAGGGCTGTATTGATACAATTACTAAGAACAACCAATTAAGTATTGGTAATTTTAATTCCAACTTCAGCTTCAGGGATAGTGTTTGTATTGGTGATACGGTGAAATTTACAAACCAATCTGTGCCGGCTCCGAATGCATCTACATGGTATTTTGGCGATGGCACTACATCTATCACAGCCAACCCGATCAAAATTTTCAGCACCACCGGTGCTTATACAGTAAAACTGGTCAACAACTATGGAAACTGTGTTGACTCATCCATAAAAACAATTAATGTTATCAGCAACCCGGTTCCAAATATTCTTGTAAATGATTCCATTGCATGCAGTGCACCGTTTACAGTAAATTTCTCTAACACTACCGCAGGAGCCAAACAATGGTTATGGGATTTTGGAGACGGTGCTATTTCAACACAACAGAATCCATCACATACTTATACAGCTGAAGGAAATTATACAGTGAAGCTGACAGTTCAGCTTTCAGCAGGTTGTACAGGTACAATCACTAAAACAAATTTTATCCGGGTACAGAAACCAGTTGTTTCGATACCCGGCATGCCAACAGGTGGTTGTTTCCCTTACACATTTAATCCCGTTCCTTCCGTGATATCGGCGGATTCTGTTATTTCCTGGTTATGGGATTTTGGTGATGGCGGCACTTCAACACAACAATTCCCAAGTCATCTTTACCCGGGTCAAGGGAATTATACCATTCGTTTAACTGTAACAACAAAGAGAGGTTGCACAGAAACCATCACCTATGTAGATGGCGTAAAAACAGGCACGAAACCAACTGCTAATTTTTCTGCTGCGCCACTTACAAGTTGTGCCGGACAGCCGGTTAATTTCACCAACCTAAGTTCCGGCTCACCCGATGCTTTTCGATGGGAGTTTGGCGATAACGGCACAAGTACTCTGCAAAACCCTTCCTATGCTTATAACAAGGCGGGCTTAATGACAGTTACGTTGATTGCTTATAAAAATGGTTGTGGTGATACTGTAACAAAATCAAACTACATCAACATACTACCCCCGGTATCAAACTTTGGAATAGTGTACGATTGTAACACCACTTCCACCGTTTCATTTGTCGACAGTTCTATTGGAGCAGTTACCCGTATTTGGAATTTTGGCGATGGAAATACATCAACAGCAACCAATCCATTGCATGTGTATGCATCTCCCGGCACTTATACTGTTACATTAAGTGTTACCAATGGAAGTTGCACAGATACATCACAACGTGTGGTCAACTTTTTAAATTTCAATCCAACGATCATTACAGATCAGAATGCAAAATGTAAATTCCAATCATTTAGTTTTTCTGCCGGCAATGTAACACCAGCTAACATCACATCTTGGTCGTGGGATCTTGGAGACGGCACTACCAACAACTCAGCATCATTCAATCATTTTTATACTGCTGTCGGCAGTTATACAGTTAAGCTTGTTATTACAGATATAAACGGGTGTAAAGACAGTACAACAAAACTATTGAATGTGTATGGAGCAACTCCATCCTTCACTGCACTCCCCAACCCACAGTGCGTTGGTCAATCAGTAACATTTACCAATACATCAACAACCGACGGAACACACCCAATTACAAATTATTTATGGCGCTTTGGCGATGGCAATAATTTGAATGGAAATAATGCAACAGTGCAACATAGTTATACCACAGCATCAACTTATTTTCCAAAATTGATCGTAACTGATTCATACGGTTGTGTTGACAGTACATTAGGAGGGGCAGTTCTTGATATCTTTGAAACAAAGCTTGGTTTTTACGCAGTAGACAGTTTGTCTTGCCCTAACGGAAACGTACAATTTGTAAATACTTCAACAGGTAGTAACTTAAGTTATACATGGGATTTTGGTGATGGCAATACATCAACAGCTGTTAATCCTTCGCACAGTTATGCAGCAACAGGCACATACACGGTGAAGTTGATCGGTCGTGAAGCAATTGGTTGTGTAGATTCCACCATCAAAATAAATTACATTACTGTTGATGTACCCTTAGCAAATTTCATTGCGAGTGATACATTCACCATCTGCCCTCCGTTGCAGGTACAGTTTACAAATACATCAACATACTATAAAACAGTTCTCTGGAACTTTGGCGATGGCAATACATCCACTGCAGCAAATCCATCTTACTCCTATGCGATTCCAAACGATTATACAGTTACATTAACTGTAACATCAGCCGGTGGATGTACAAGCACCAAACAAATGCTGATACGTGTATTGTCAAACACAGTTGGTAATCTCAGCTACAATCCAATTACCGGATGTTTCCCCATGCAGGTAAACTTTGCGGTAACAGCAAACAACAATGTAAAATACCTCTGGGACTTTGGAGATGGCAACACGTTGTTTACAAGCGATTCAACGGTCGGTTTTAATTATCAATCCCCCGGCTTTTATGTACCAAAAGTGATCTTACAGGATACACAAGGTTGTTTAACACCATTGATAGGTATTGATACAATAAAGATATTTGGTTCAAAACCGGACTTCAGTGTCGATAAAAAAGTGTTGTGCGATAATGGTACCATTCAATTCCGTGATTCATCGGTTACAGCAGATATTGTAAGCAGTTATGTATGGAATTTTGGTGATGGTAATACAAGTGGTTTACGTAACCCCTCACATTCTTACGGCAACACAGGTGTGTATGATGTAACGCTCACCATTAACACTGTAAACGGATGCAGTAATACCATTACCAAACCACAATTAATAAAAGTTGTACCCACTCCGCAATTAAGTATTACAGGAACTACCGTCTATTGCAGTCCGGCTACTGTAAATCTCACCGGCAACCTGATTAATCCTGATACATCTGCAATACAGTGGACATGGAAAGTTGATAACAGAATTGTGAACACAAAAAATCTTTCCAACTTTTCTATTCCAGCTGCAGGCACTTATACTGCATGGCTCATTGCAACAAACAGCAGTGGTTGTACAGATAGTACATCAACCACTATTACAATTAATCAAACCCCAACCATTGATGCCGGACAAGACACCACTATCTGTATTGGCAGCAGTTTCGTTTTAAATCCATCTGGCGCTTCTACCTATTTATGGTCGCCGGGAACTGATTTGAATTGTACCAATTGCACGAATCCTGTTTCTACTCCACAAAATAATATCCGCTACTATGTAACAGGCACATCAGCAGGTTGCAGTACGGTTGATTCTGTTTTCATTCGTGTAAAGAAACCATTTACCGTTACCGTTAGTGCAAGCGATACGTTATGTGTGGGTGAAAGCATGCAGTTACTTGCTACGGGTGCAGAAAATTATAGCTGGTCGCCGGCAACCGGACTCAGCAGTTCAACAATTGCGAATCCGATTGCAACACCAACAACAACTACAACTTATACCGTTACAGGTTTCGACAGCAGCAGTTGCTTTACCGATACAAGATCAGTAACAGTTTATGTGTATAATTATCCAACCATCAATGCGGGCAATGATACCGTGATCATAGCAGGAACAACAGCACAATTGTTTGCCGCCGGTTCGCCTGATATCATTTCATACAACTGGTCGCCGTTTACAAACCTGAGTTGTACCACATGCCCTAACCCCATTGCTTCTCCAAAAAATAATACAACGTATACAGTTGAGGTAAGTAACATCGCCGGTTGCGTATCATCAGATGAAGTAACTGTGTTGGTGGGATGTTTAGCCGGGCGTATTTACATCCCCAATGCATTTACACCGAACAACGATGGAAAGAATGATCGCTTTTATGTGATTGGTGATGGAGTTGATAAGATCAAGCGTATAACTGTATTCGACCGTTGGGGTAAGCCTGTCTATTCAAAGGAAAATATACAGGGAAATAATCCTGCAGTTGGTTGGGATGGTACACGTAATGGCTATGAACAGCCAACAGGTATGTACACCTACATCACCGAAGTTGTTTGTGGCGACGGTGCTGTATTTAAAATGCAGGGTACGATTACACTCATCCGGTAA